In the genome of Anaerolineaceae bacterium oral taxon 439, the window CAGCATCATCAGCGTCGGGATCCCATGAATCTCCTCCGAACGCCCCTTCAGGTCCCCCAGCTTCTGAATCAGCGCGCTCCGCTTCACTGCGTCCAGCTCCTTCGCCAGCTCCTTCAGGTTCTGACGCGTCTCGACTGCGTGTTTGAGAAGATCCTCGCGGCTGACGTTAAACACGCGCGTCATCTCGTGGACCAACAGGTTCTGGACCCGGATAAACTCGATCGCGGCACGGCGCGTAATCGCCTCGATCCGACGGATCCCGGTCGCGACGCTGCCCTCGCTGAGAAGAATAAACGGCCCGATCTCCGCCGTATTGGAAACGTGCGTCCCGCCGCAGAGCTCCGCCGAAACCGGCGTCTCCCCGTCGAGAATCCGCAGCACGCGGACCCGATCGCCATATTTTTCGTTGAAAATCGCCATGACCCCTTCGTTCATCGCGTCGTCCAGATTCTCGATCGTCGTCATGACCGGATATCCGGCGAGGATATCCTGATTAACGATCCGTTCGATCTCCGAAAGCTCCTCCGCCGTCAGCGCGCGATTCGAATTAAAGTCAAAGCGGAGCCGGTCGGGCGCAACGAGCGAACCCGCCTGACGCGCCTGATCGCCGATAACCCGATGAAGCGCCGCGTGAAGAAGATGCGTCGCGGTATGATTCGCCTGAATATCGCGCCGCCGCTCCAGGTCGATTTCGACGACGGCCGCCTTCCCAGCCTCGACCGTCCCGGAAACGACCGTCCCGGAATGCAGTATCAGCCCGTTCAGCGGCCTTCGGACATCCTTCACCTCAAAGACGAACGACCCGTCCGCCGCCCGGATCGTCCCGGTATCGCTGACCTGCCCGCCCATCTCCAGATACAGATTCGTCGCGCCGACGATCAGCTCCGCATCCTCGCCCTCGCCAATCGCCGCATACGGCGCCCCGTCGGACAGCGCCAACAGCAGCGTCGTTTCCACCGGCTCGCGCTGATACGGATCATAGCGGACCCCCTCCGCCGGAAGCTTCCCGCCGGAAATCAGCTCATTCAGGTATACGCCGTACCGCTCGGCCTCCTCGCCGGTCATCTTCCCAATCGCCTTTCCCGCGCCGGAAGCGATCCGATGCGCCTCGGCGGCGGCCCGATAACCCTCGCGATCGACGTCGAACCCCTGATCGCGGACGAGATCGTAGGTAATCTCAATCGGAAGCCCATGCGTCGAGTACAGGTCAAAGCAGACCGCCCCGTCGATAACCGTCTTCCCCACGGCGCGCATCCCCGCCAGGATCTCGTTCAGCTGATGAATCCCGGCGTCGAGCGTCTTATTAAACCGCTCCTCTTCCGCGATCAGCCCTGAAAGAATCGCGTCACGCGACCGCCGCAGCTCCGGATAAGCGTCCTGATACGTTTCGATCATCGCTTCCGCGACCTTGTGCATGAACGGTTCGGTCAGGCCCAGCTGATGACCGAAGCGGACCGCGCGCCGGATAATCATGCGGCAGATATAATTTCGCCCGATATTCCCCGGAACGACCCCGTCGGCGATCAGGAACGACGCCGCCCGCGCATGGTCGCAGATCACGCGGTAAGGAGTGAAATTCGCCGCCATCTCCGCGTCGTCCGTCCCGGTCAGCCGCTGAATCGTTTCCAGCGCAGCTCTGAACAGGTCGGTCCGATAATTGGAATCGACGCCCTGAAGGA includes:
- a CDS encoding alanine--tRNA ligase — translated: MKHPILSGNDIRKQFIDFFVERGHTAVRSSSLVPVGDQTILFTNAGMVQFKDVFLGTDKREYKRAADSQKCMRVAGKHNDLDEVGRDDTHHTFFEMLGNWSFGDYYKKEAIEWAWTLLTEVWGLDRSKLWATCFKDERGEIEADAEAFEIWKRQPGMNPDHVRYFGRKENFWEMADTGPCGPCSEIHIDLGPDHCDKRDIPGHVCSVNGDCSRFLELWNLVFIQYNRVGPNELLPLTQKFVDTGMGFERIVSILQGVDSNYRTDLFRAALETIQRLTGTDDAEMAANFTPYRVICDHARAASFLIADGVVPGNIGRNYICRMIIRRAVRFGHQLGLTEPFMHKVAEAMIETYQDAYPELRRSRDAILSGLIAEEERFNKTLDAGIHQLNEILAGMRAVGKTVIDGAVCFDLYSTHGLPIEITYDLVRDQGFDVDREGYRAAAEAHRIASGAGKAIGKMTGEEAERYGVYLNELISGGKLPAEGVRYDPYQREPVETTLLLALSDGAPYAAIGEGEDAELIVGATNLYLEMGGQVSDTGTIRAADGSFVFEVKDVRRPLNGLILHSGTVVSGTVEAGKAAVVEIDLERRRDIQANHTATHLLHAALHRVIGDQARQAGSLVAPDRLRFDFNSNRALTAEELSEIERIVNQDILAGYPVMTTIENLDDAMNEGVMAIFNEKYGDRVRVLRILDGETPVSAELCGGTHVSNTAEIGPFILLSEGSVATGIRRIEAITRRAAIEFIRVQNLLVHEMTRVFNVSREDLLKHAVETRQNLKELAKELDAVKRSALIQKLGDLKGRSEEIHGIPTLMMLVPGMEMDALRQLSDRFKSEHENAVTVLGTVLGGQVQFIASVSEALAKRGLSANELIRRMTALVGGKGGGRPTMAQGGGKDVSKADAAMAAAREMIRERAEG